In Colletotrichum higginsianum IMI 349063 chromosome 1, whole genome shotgun sequence, the DNA window TGGGCTCGTGGGACGAAGACTTGATGGGATGGTCAGCTCAGAAGCTTGGGCTGTCCCTCTCTCACAAACAACCTACCAATAAAACTTGAGGAAGTACGTACCGAAGATGCTCCAGACAGTGAAAGAGCTTGCATATAAGCACATAGTGACCCGCTTCCGAACACTGTGGGACCCACACCGCACACAATGTACGTGCAGCATGCAGCTTGCGCCCAGCCAGTGGACGGACCCTGTCAGGTGCAGGTCGACCCACACCGTCCGCCAGGAAAGCCATTTTCTCCCTTCCCAGACATATTAGTCCCCATTAATCCTCCGCCATCCCATCTGCCACCTGCCACTCACTCTTGCCGACATCCAGGTCCCAGCCAAcctttcccttcttcccatccaccaccgccgctcCCGCCGAACTCTCTCACCGACACACCACTCATCAACTCCCTAGACACACATTATTGCTTCACCCGCATTCCTCACCATCGCTGAAACATACAGCAAACCCTGAACCAATACTTCGGACGAGACGCTTGACCTTGCGACTAGCACCTTCACCCTTTAAACCCCTTCGCGCGCTCTCCCTACAGTGTCGCGGCGCATTCCTCCAAGACCCTTCGCCCCCGTCTCTCCTCCCGTCGCAAAGTCGCGCACAACAGCaaaaggaaagagaaagaaagccTCCTTGCTGTCGCGAACCCGCCAACCCACATACGCGAAATCGCATCTTCCAAGGCAGATCAATACAAAGCGCGTTTCTATCGCCCAACATGCTCATGCCTTCCGCCTTCTCGTGCGACACGTCGCAGCCGCCTCTCACGCGCCTCCAGGCCTCCCTGTTCGCATCGCCTCCCGCAAGCCCCCCATCCCTTTCGAACCCCGGCTTCGGCAACATCTTCGATACTTGCCGTTCCCTCCAGGCCCTCCTCTCGACCCCTCAACACCAGCCTATCGCCGCTCCCACCTACGACGCACAGCAGTACTCGCTGCCCACACCAGCGCAGCTGCCAACGCCGCCCCTTGCCCAcgcgcctcctcctctaAAGCTTCGTCTGCGTTCACGCGCGAAGCAGGATGGCGGCGTCAACAGCGACCACCTCCCGCGCAAGCGCATCGCCAAGCGCGCGGCGCCTCGTGGCGTGAACAAGCGCCGGCGcgcggccgacgatgacacggacggggacgtcgagagcgacCTCGATATCTCGTCGCGGCGCCAATCTTTTTCTGAAGATCAGAACCACATCGACTCCCAGGTCCCCTCCTCACCATCCACGCCTAAGCGCGCGCGCATCGCGCCCGAGGTTATACcactcggcctcgagcgctCCGACTACCACACACTGCACCTCCTCAATGGTGGCGAAGGCACGAATATGAAAAACACAGAAGAGGCACAAGGCTCCAGCGtagaggtcgaggccgacggggAGCCGTGGAGCGCCGAGGAAGACCGCATACTCGTCGAACTCgtgctcgagaagctcaagctcAGCAAGACGGAGTGGCAGGACTGCGCACGCAGCCTAGGCAAGGACAGGAATTGCCTGTCACGTCGGTGGAAAAACCTAATGCTACAGGGGGACATTGGTCTCAAGGGCCGGAGGAGTAGCCGGAGGACCAAGCTCCACGGCACCTGGTGATGGATTTCCTTATTGTCGGCCTCCATCTGTTCATTTATTGTCACTTTGTTGGGTTTGCGGCGTGTATCGTTCCTGGTTTGGGGATGACACGGGATGCCGTATGTGGCTGGCGTTTGAAATGTCCGTCAACGGGGAAGACGCCCGAAATTGACGTTGTTCTGATTTGGGGAAACATTTTGGAGCGATTTACAGCGCGGTCTATCCTGAGCTTGATCTCGAGCTGAAGTAGCTTTTGAGTTCGCAATcttatcatcatcatcatcatccttccatccatccacctgTGGTCCCGCTCCTCGTTCCATGTGCGCTGGAACACCAGAAGAAGCTTTCCCGTAGCTTGCAAGCCTTGAATCAAATGCATAGCGTTAGGAATGAGAGACCAGTGACATACAAACATCTATCCGTCCCTCGTTTCCTTTGTGAGCAAACTTTGCTGCCGCATGCGGCAGGACTTACTCGCGGACGGGCCTACTCCCTGATATCATCTCGCGTTGCATGGCTCGGTACATGCAGCGCCGTCGACTTAGTGTCCGCATGCGTCGTGCGTCTTGTCTGTCTGTACATAGGTCCGAACCTCTTTTGCCAGAAAAACACCTGAGAGCAATGGAGGGCGGGTTTTCAACACACAGTtaacccccctcctccgcccccgtTGGCGT includes these proteins:
- a CDS encoding DNA-binding protein, whose translation is MLMPSAFSCDTSQPPLTRLQASLFASPPASPPSLSNPGFGNIFDTCRSLQALLSTPQHQPIAAPTYDAQQYSLPTPAQLPTPPLAHAPPPLKLRLRSRAKQDGGVNSDHLPRKRIAKRAAPRGVNKRRRAADDDTDGDVESDLDISSRRQSFSEDQNHIDSQVPSSPSTPKRARIAPEVIPLGLERSDYHTLHLLNGGEGTNMKNTEEAQGSSVEVEADGEPWSAEEDRILVELVLEKLKLSKTEWQDCARSLGKDRNCLSRRWKNLMLQGDIGLKGRRSSRRTKLHGTW